Genomic DNA from Desulfonema ishimotonii:
CGAGGAAAAGGTGCTGCGGATGCGGTTCGGTATCGGTGAGAAAGCGGATCACACCCTGGAAGAGGTGGGGCAGGATTTTGCCGTTACCCGCGAGCGAATCCGCCAGATCGAAGCCAAGGCGCTGAGGAAGCTGCGTCATCCGACCCGCAGCCGGAAGCTGAAAAGTTTTATCGACTATTAACAGGTAAACCCTTGACAAAATCCCTTTCCGGGGGTAGTAAGGGCACAACAATTCAATTGCTTAACGGGCCCATAGCTCAGCTGGCAGAGCCACCGGCTCATAACCGGTAGGTCCCTGGTTCGATCCCAGGTGGGCCCACTTTCAGGCGGGTGTAAGGCGTGGTTATCGCAAGAGCCACGCCTTTTTTGGTGTGGAGGAATGTTGTGGCTGTGACCGTCGCTGATATTATTCAGATCATGGAGGAAATGGCGCCTGCCCGACTGGCAGAAGACTGGGATAATGTCGGTCTTCAGGTCGGCCGGAAAGACGGACCGGTCCGAAAGATCCGGGTTGCCCTCGATCCGCTGCCGGAGGTCGTTTCTGCGGCATGTCAGGGAGATGCCGACCTGCTGATTACCCACCATCCGCTGATCTTCAGACCCCTCAGAACCGTTGATTTCAACACGCCTTCCGGTTCCGTTATCCGGATGGCGGCCCGCCATCATCTGGCGATTTTCTCCGCGCATACCAATCTGGACAGTGTCCGGGGCGGCATCAACGATGTGCTGGCCCTGAAAATCGGTATGGACCATTCGGATGTCCTGGCAGATGAGGCTGAACCGGGGAGCGGTGAGGGGATCGGGCGTATCGGAGCGCTTTCTGAGCCAACGACGCTCAGTGCCCTCGCGTCGGAACTCAGAGCGCGGCTCCGGCTGAAGGCTGTGAAATACGCCGGCCCGGCAGATCTGAGTGTGACAACGGCGGCACTCTGTTCGGGCAGTGGCGGCGGACTGATGGGCCGCTTCCTGTCATCGGATGCCCAGGTTTACATCAGCGGGGATTTTCGGTATCATGAGGCCCGTGATGCTGAGATGGCGGGCCGGGGACTTATCGATATCGGACATTTTGCTTCAGAGCATCTCATGGTGACCGTGCTGGCAGACCGGCTCCGGGAGCGCCTGAAACAAAGCGGCATCAATGCTGCTGTTGAGGCCTGCACTCTTGAGCGGGATCCGTTTACTTTTTTATAGCTGTTTCCGTTGCCAGAAAACAGATATGAAGCTGAGCGCTGATCACAGGAAATCTGTAAATTTTCAGACATCCGGCGGCGGAGACGTTGTTTGGAAAGACTGAAATCATCTTAACAAAAATGCAATCTGGCGGAGATGAGAATGATGGGACTGTATGCAGTGCATCTCTGTCTGGCAGGCCGGGGTAATGTATGAAAGAAAAACTGCTGGTACTGATAAAACTCCAGAAAACTGAGACTGAAATTCGGAAGGTTAAAGCGGCCCTGTCTGTTGTGGCCCGGAAGGCAGACGTTTTTGAAAAACGCTCAGAAGCGTTTGCAGATCAGGTTGAGGACGCAGCCGCAGCTCTGGAGGATATGAGGAAAAAATACCGTTCCCTTGAAGCGGAGTCCGGGATAAACCAGGACGGCATTGCAAAGCACGATGTCAGGCTCAGAACGGTTAAGACCAATAAGGAATACCAGGCCCTGCTCAAAGAGATTGATGAGATAAAGAAGAAAAACTCCCAGGTTGAGACAGAGTGGACTGAACTGGGGGAAAAAATCGAAGAGGGTGAGACGGCCCTGGACGAGCGGAAAAAAGAATACGTGCAGGTCAA
This window encodes:
- a CDS encoding Nif3-like dinuclear metal center hexameric protein, with product MTVADIIQIMEEMAPARLAEDWDNVGLQVGRKDGPVRKIRVALDPLPEVVSAACQGDADLLITHHPLIFRPLRTVDFNTPSGSVIRMAARHHLAIFSAHTNLDSVRGGINDVLALKIGMDHSDVLADEAEPGSGEGIGRIGALSEPTTLSALASELRARLRLKAVKYAGPADLSVTTAALCSGSGGGLMGRFLSSDAQVYISGDFRYHEARDAEMAGRGLIDIGHFASEHLMVTVLADRLRERLKQSGINAAVEACTLERDPFTFL
- a CDS encoding zinc ribbon domain-containing protein, which codes for MKEKLLVLIKLQKTETEIRKVKAALSVVARKADVFEKRSEAFADQVEDAAAALEDMRKKYRSLEAESGINQDGIAKHDVRLRTVKTNKEYQALLKEIDEIKKKNSQVETEWTELGEKIEEGETALDERKKEYVQVKAALKGELSEILAQAAEKEAELARLEADAVAISEAMPPDLAATLAQVRKFATAPVVVPLIKGGICDGCNMAVPPQLANELLRFEELKCCPFCNRILYREGMDSEI